GGAAGGCGAGCGAGGCGCGCGCCTCGCCGGCGAGGCGCGGCGAGAGGGCCGCGACCGCCGACGGCGGCAGCGGCGCGAGATAGAGCAGCCCGAAGACGGCGGTCGCCGCGGCGAGCCGCCACGTCCACCGCGCCCCCTCCCCGAGCGCGCGCCGATCGACCCAGAGCAGCCCGAGCGCCGCCGCGAGGGCGAACGCGAGCAGGGCGCGCGGCGCGTCGCCCACGGCGCCGAACGGCAGCGGCGCGGCCACGACCAACGCCAACCCGATGAAGAACGCCGCGCGGCGTCCCTTTCCGTCCATCGCGACCTCCCGTCGCGCACAGTCTACACGCGGCGCGCCGCGCCGATCCGGCCGCGCCGACGACGCCGCGCGCCGCCGCGTTTCGCGGCGTTCCGTCGTTGCGGCCGCCGCGGCGGCGAGAGATATTGGTCCTCCACCCGTCGTCTCTTCCCGAACCGGAGATCCTCGTTGATGGCCACCGCCGACATCGTCCGCGAGACGCTCGCCAACCACGCGCAGGCCGCGATTCCCGCCGACCCGGAAACGTCCCTCTTCGAAACGGGCGTCATCGACTCGTTCGGCCTGCTCGACGTCGTCGCCGACCTCGAGAGCCGCTTCGGCATCCGCGTGCCGGACTCGGAGATGGTCCCGCGGCGCTTCGAGACGATCGCCAAGATCTGCGCCTACGTGGACTCCCGCCGGAACGGCTGAGACGATGGCCCGCGTCCTCGCCTTCGGCCGCCGGCTGCCCGAACAGATCGTCGGCAACGCCCCGCTCGCCGCCGAGTTCGGCGTCGAGGAGTCGTGGATCGAAGCGGTTTCGGGAATCCGCGAGCGGCGCCGCGCGGCGCCCGACGAGACGGTCGTCGACCTCGCGGAGGGGGCGGCCCGCGCCGCGCTCGACGCGGCGGGCGTCGCGCCGTCCGACGTCGGCGCGATCGTCGTCGGCACCGGCACGCCGCGGCGCGTCTTCCCCGGCGTTTCGGCCGACCTGCAGGCGCGCCTCGCCTGCTTCGGCCCGGCGTTCGACGTCCATCTCGCCAGCTCGGGCGGCCTCTGCGCCTTC
The sequence above is drawn from the bacterium genome and encodes:
- a CDS encoding acyl carrier protein translates to MATADIVRETLANHAQAAIPADPETSLFETGVIDSFGLLDVVADLESRFGIRVPDSEMVPRRFETIAKICAYVDSRRNG
- a CDS encoding ketoacyl-ACP synthase III — its product is MARVLAFGRRLPEQIVGNAPLAAEFGVEESWIEAVSGIRERRRAAPDETVVDLAEGAARAALDAAGVAPSDVGAIVVGTGTPRRVFPGVSADLQARLACFGPAFDVHLASSGGLCAFALGVDLCARYGPTLVVGAERMSEVLDRAPRVKETAILFGDGAGAAVLAPGEGPMQVIDARLDGNGELASALALDFDAP